One part of the Pirellulales bacterium genome encodes these proteins:
- a CDS encoding transglutaminase-like domain-containing protein, which produces MRPSLCLTVLVFLASPAMGQVVSEGPKDNGPQLSPEKSVEQWKTGFIVAAKSGPCGDMLGSFTLPVDWPEQDVRIVKEDYSPLARVNERMIATVKQMVVTIDQLPAGDEAAVLATVEVTRHPLLPPAQPSALVKANPKKLPKDLRMYLGPSPSIETQHGKIKALAKRIVEDASGGSDWQKVEATFDWVRNNIKVREEQPQPSAYQALRDKVSNHEGLCWLFIALCRASEIPARTVWVPKYCYPEFYLAAADGEGYWFPCRVAGVREFGGIDERRPIWQKGDNFRVPERPRQALHYLPLNLSGKGGNPSVIFVCDPLAK; this is translated from the coding sequence ATGCGACCTTCGCTTTGCCTAACGGTTCTCGTCTTCCTTGCCTCGCCGGCCATGGGCCAGGTCGTTTCGGAGGGGCCAAAAGACAATGGCCCGCAGCTTTCGCCGGAAAAGTCGGTCGAACAGTGGAAGACCGGGTTTATCGTAGCCGCCAAGTCCGGACCCTGTGGTGACATGCTGGGCAGCTTTACCTTGCCGGTCGATTGGCCCGAGCAGGATGTGCGAATCGTCAAGGAGGATTATTCGCCGCTGGCCCGTGTGAACGAACGGATGATCGCAACGGTGAAGCAAATGGTGGTCACGATCGACCAGCTTCCCGCAGGCGACGAGGCGGCGGTGCTGGCCACCGTCGAAGTCACGCGACATCCGCTGCTGCCGCCCGCTCAGCCTTCCGCCCTGGTAAAAGCAAACCCAAAAAAGTTGCCGAAGGACCTGCGAATGTATCTCGGGCCCAGTCCGAGCATCGAAACCCAGCACGGCAAGATCAAGGCCCTGGCCAAGCGGATCGTCGAGGACGCATCGGGCGGGAGCGACTGGCAGAAAGTCGAGGCCACGTTCGATTGGGTGCGAAACAACATTAAAGTCCGTGAAGAACAGCCGCAGCCCAGCGCTTACCAAGCCCTGCGCGACAAGGTGAGCAACCATGAGGGACTCTGTTGGCTGTTCATCGCGCTCTGCCGGGCCAGCGAAATTCCTGCCCGCACCGTGTGGGTGCCCAAGTATTGCTATCCCGAGTTTTATCTGGCCGCAGCCGACGGAGAGGGCTACTGGTTTCCCTGCCGCGTGGCGGGCGTCCGCGAATTCGGCGGCATCGACGAGCGGCGTCCGATTTGGCAAAAAGGCGACAACTTCCGGGTGCCCGAGCGGCCGCGCCAAGCCCTGCACTATCTGCCGCTCAATCTAAGCGGCAAAGGCGGCAATCCCTCGGTGATTTTCGTCTGCGACCCGTTGGCGAAGTAG